The proteins below come from a single Mustela nigripes isolate SB6536 chromosome 14, MUSNIG.SB6536, whole genome shotgun sequence genomic window:
- the ADAMTSL4 gene encoding ADAMTS-like protein 4 isoform X6: MTHRARPLQPRCLSSVFTSGPLSQARGIEGGAMEKWAGRPQLCLMLLLSFPELGLDQEVRQGPEVLSGHSLQTLPEEGQGPEGVWGPWEQWASCSQPCGVGVQRRSRTCQLPTAQLHQDLPFPPRPPRHPEALLPRGQSPRPQTSRGTPPLYRPQPRGRGGPRRGPTSQLGRAEIREIPGARRSRVRDPIKPGMFGYGRVPFALPLHRNRRHSQRLPRAETSQTSDLPSLTPRTEPFSTNHTAQTQLAPTELSARPPHPPAEPPSPETTQTEVPSRTRPFPTQPHPRAQASGTEPASSIPYPGESNSFHVSPQPRMPDSQGSASFQVAERYPNLFLSVPRGRGHQSQEHWKPGGNLHGSLMEPAPHYPDGWLPLLNDGPHSSSLWSLFAPNSPVPRCSGESEQLRACSQAPCPPEQPDPRAQQCAAFDSQEFMGQLYQWEPFTEVQGSQRCELNCRPRGFRFYVRHTEKVQDGTLCQPGALDICVAGRCLSPGCDGILGSGRRPDGCGVCGGDDSTCHLVSGNLTDRGGPLGYQKILSIPAGATQLQIAQLRPSSNYLVLPDLGSTTPEPHFPQLQPEILRVEPPPASMPRPARTPGTLQRQVRIPQMPAPPHPRTPLGSPAGYWKQVGHSACSASCGKGVWRPIFLCISRESGEELDEHSCAMGARPPAPLEPCHGPPCPPYWEAGEWTSCSSSCGSGTQHRQLRCRQEFGGGGSSVPPERCGHLPRPNATQPCQLRLCGHWEVRSPWSQCSVRCGRGQRSRQVRCVGSNGDEVNERECASGPPRPPSREACDMGPCTTAWFHSDWNSKCSAECGTGIQRRSVVCLGSGESRGAGQEEAGAGSTEQSCAPGSRPPDMRACSLGPCEMTWCWYTGPWAECSSECGSGTQRRDIICVSKLGMEFNVTSPSNCSHLPRPPALQPCQGQDCSDRWFSTPWSPCSRSCQGGIQTREVQCLTANQTLSVRCPPHLRPSRKRPCNSQPCSQRPDDQCKDSSPHCPLVVQARLCVYPYYTATCCRSCAHVLERSPPEPA, from the exons ATGACTCACAG AGCGCGCCCACTCCAACCCAGATGCCTGAGTAGTGTGTTTACTTCCGGTCCCCTCTCCCAGGCCCGGGGCATCGAGGGAGGAGCGATGGAGAAGTGGGCGGGCAG GCCTCAGTTGTGTCTGATGCTGCTTCTGTCCTTCCCTGAGCTCGGCCTGGATCAGGAGGTGCGCCAGGGACCAGAG GTGTTGTCTGGACACTCTCTTCAGACACTCCCCGAGGAGGGCCAGGGTCCTGAGGGTGTCTGGGGTCCTTGGGAGCAGTGGGCCTCTTGCTCCCAGCCCTGTGGAGTTGGGGTGCAGCGCAGGAGCCGGACATGTCAGCTCCCTACAGCTCAACTCCACCAGGACCTGCCCTTCCCACCCCGGCCCCCAAGACATCCAGAAGCCCTGCTCCCCCGGGGTCAGAGCCCCAGACCTCAGACTTCCCGAGGAACCCCCCCCCTGTACAGGCCACAGCCTCGGGGAAGAGGTGGCCCACGTCGAGGTCCTACTTCCCAACTAGGGAGAGCAGAAATCCGGGAGATTCCAGGCGCTcggag GTCCCGGGTTCGAGACCCCATCAAGCCAGGAATGTTTGGTTACGGGAGAGTGCCCTTTGCTTTGCCACTGCATCGTAACCGCAGGCACTCCCAGAGACTGCCCAGAGCTGAGACCTCCCAGACCTCAGATCTTCCATCCCTGACTCCAAGAACAGAACCATTCTCCACAAACCACACAGCTCAAACTCAGCTCGCTCCTACAGAACTTTCTGCCCggcccccacaccccccagcagAACCTCCAAGCCCTGAAACTACTCAGACAGAAGTGCCCTCTAGAACGAGGCCTTTCCCCACGCAgccccaccccagagcccaggcctcTGGCACAGAGCCTGCCTCGTCCATCCCCTACCCAGGAGAAAGTAACTCCTTCCATGTGTCCCCTCAGCCAAGAATGCCAGATTCTCAGGGTTCGGCCAGTTTCCAGGTGGCTGAGAGATACCctaatcttttcctttctgtccctcGGGGCAGAGGCCACCAGAGCCAGGAGCACTGGAAACCTGGGGGGAATCTCCATGGGTCCCTCATGGAGCCTGCCCCCCACTATCCAGATGGCTGGCTGCCTCTGCTGAATGATGGCCCCCACTCCAGTTCGCTCTGGAGCCTCTTTGCTCCCAATAGCCCTGTGCCAAGGTGTTCTGGGGAGAGTGAGCAGCTGAGAGCCTGCAGCCAAGCG CCCTGCCCCCCTGAGCAGCCAGACCCCCGGGCCCAGCAGTGTGCCGCCTTTGACTCCCAGGAGTTCATGGGCCAGCTCTACCAGTGGGAGCCCTTTACCGAAG TTCAGGGCTCCCAACGCTGTGAACTGAACTGCCGTCCCCGTGGCTTCCGTTTCTATGTCCGTCACACGGAAAAGGTCCAGGATGGGACCCTGTGTCAGCCTGGAGCGCTAGATATCTGCGTGGCTGGACGCTGTCTG AGCCCCGGCTGTGATGGGATCCTCGGCTCTGGCAGGCGTCCAGATGGCTGTGGGGTCTGTGGAGGGGATGATTCCACCTGCCACCTCGTCTCAGGGAACCTCACAGACCGGGGGGGCCCTCTGGGCTATCAGAAGATCCTGTCAATTCCTGCCGGAGCCACGCAGCTCCAGATTGCCCAGCTCCGGCCCAGCTCCAACTATCTTG TTCTTCCAGACCTTGGGAGCACCACCCCAGAGCCCCACTTCCCCCAACTCCAGCCAG AGATTTTGAGGGTGGAGCCCCCACCCGCTTCGATGCCCCGCCCTGCTCGGACCCCAGGCACCCTCCAGCGTCAGGTGCGGATCCCCCAGATGCCTGCTCcaccccatcccaggacaccCCTGGGGTCTCCAGCTGGATACTGGAAGCAAGTGGGACACTCGGCGTGCTCAGCATCCTGTGGAAAAG GTGTTTGGCGCCCCATCTTCCTCTGCATTTCTCGTGAATCAGGGGAGGAGCTGGATGAACACAGCTGTGCCATGGGcgccaggcccccagcccccctGGAGCCCTGCCATGGTCCTCCATGTCCCCCATA CTGGGAGGCGGGCGAGTGGACGTCCTGCAGCAGCTCTTGTGGCTCGGGCACCCAGCACCGCCAGCTGCGCTGCCGCCAGGAGTTTGGGGGCGGCGGCTCCTCGGTGCCTCCCGAGCGCTGTGGACACCTCCCTCGGCCCAATGCCACCCAGCCCTGTCAGCTGCGCCTCTGTGGCCACTGGGAGGTTCGCTCCCCCTGGAGCCAG TGCTCAGTGCGGTGCGGGCGGGGCCAGAGGAGCCGGCAGGTTCGCTGTGTGGGGAGCAACGGTGATGAAGTGAACGAGAGGGAGTGTGCGTCGGGCCCCCCGCGGCCCCCCAGCAGAGAGGCCTGTGACATGGGGCCCTGTACCACAGCCTGGTTCCACAGCGACTGGAACTCCAAG TGCTCAGCGGAGTGTGGGACAGGAATCCAGCGCCGGTCTGTGGTCTGCCTTGGGAGTGGGGAGTCCCGTGGGGCAggccaggaggaagcaggagctgGGAGCACTGAGCAGAGCTGTGCACCGGGAAGCCGTCCCCCGGACATGCGTGCCTGCAGCTTGGGACCCTGTGAGATGACGTGGTGCTGGTATACGGGGCCCTGGGCCGAG TGCTCCTCAGAATGTGGCTCTGGCACACAGCGTAGAGACATCATCTGTGTATCCAAACTGGGTATGGAGTTCAACGTGACTTCTCCCAGCAACTGCTCCCACCTGCCTAGGCCCCCTGCCCTGCAGCCCTGTCAGGGGCAGGACTGCTCCGACCGATGGTTTTCTACGCCCTGGAGTCCG
- the ADAMTSL4 gene encoding ADAMTS-like protein 4 isoform X2, translating to MTHRARPLQPRCLSSVFTSGPLSQARGIEGGAMEKWAGRPQLCLMLLLSFPELGLDQEVLSGHSLQTLPEEGQGPEGVWGPWEQWASCSQPCGVGVQRRSRTCQLPTAQLHQDLPFPPRPPRHPEALLPRGQSPRPQTSRGTPPLYRPQPRGRGGPRRGPTSQLGRAEIREIPGARRSRVRDPIKPGMFGYGRVPFALPLHRNRRHSQRLPRAETSQTSDLPSLTPRTEPFSTNHTAQTQLAPTELSARPPHPPAEPPSPETTQTEVPSRTRPFPTQPHPRAQASGTEPASSIPYPGESNSFHVSPQPRMPDSQGSASFQVAERYPNLFLSVPRGRGHQSQEHWKPGGNLHGSLMEPAPHYPDGWLPLLNDGPHSSSLWSLFAPNSPVPRCSGESEQLRACSQAPCPPEQPDPRAQQCAAFDSQEFMGQLYQWEPFTEVQGSQRCELNCRPRGFRFYVRHTEKVQDGTLCQPGALDICVAGRCLSPGCDGILGSGRRPDGCGVCGGDDSTCHLVSGNLTDRGGPLGYQKILSIPAGATQLQIAQLRPSSNYLALRGPGGQSIINGNWAVDPPGSYTAGGTVFLYNRPSREEGKGESLSAKGPTTQPVDVYVIFQEENPGIFYQYIISSVLPDLGSTTPEPHFPQLQPEILRVEPPPASMPRPARTPGTLQRQVRIPQMPAPPHPRTPLGSPAGYWKQVGHSACSASCGKGVWRPIFLCISRESGEELDEHSCAMGARPPAPLEPCHGPPCPPYWEAGEWTSCSSSCGSGTQHRQLRCRQEFGGGGSSVPPERCGHLPRPNATQPCQLRLCGHWEVRSPWSQCSVRCGRGQRSRQVRCVGSNGDEVNERECASGPPRPPSREACDMGPCTTAWFHSDWNSKCSAECGTGIQRRSVVCLGSGESRGAGQEEAGAGSTEQSCAPGSRPPDMRACSLGPCEMTWCWYTGPWAECSSECGSGTQRRDIICVSKLGMEFNVTSPSNCSHLPRPPALQPCQGQDCSDRWFSTPWSPCSRSCQGGIQTREVQCLTANQTLSVRCPPHLRPSRKRPCNSQPCSQRPDDQCKDSSPHCPLVVQARLCVYPYYTATCCRSCAHVLERSPPEPA from the exons ATGACTCACAG AGCGCGCCCACTCCAACCCAGATGCCTGAGTAGTGTGTTTACTTCCGGTCCCCTCTCCCAGGCCCGGGGCATCGAGGGAGGAGCGATGGAGAAGTGGGCGGGCAG GCCTCAGTTGTGTCTGATGCTGCTTCTGTCCTTCCCTGAGCTCGGCCTGGATCAGGAG GTGTTGTCTGGACACTCTCTTCAGACACTCCCCGAGGAGGGCCAGGGTCCTGAGGGTGTCTGGGGTCCTTGGGAGCAGTGGGCCTCTTGCTCCCAGCCCTGTGGAGTTGGGGTGCAGCGCAGGAGCCGGACATGTCAGCTCCCTACAGCTCAACTCCACCAGGACCTGCCCTTCCCACCCCGGCCCCCAAGACATCCAGAAGCCCTGCTCCCCCGGGGTCAGAGCCCCAGACCTCAGACTTCCCGAGGAACCCCCCCCCTGTACAGGCCACAGCCTCGGGGAAGAGGTGGCCCACGTCGAGGTCCTACTTCCCAACTAGGGAGAGCAGAAATCCGGGAGATTCCAGGCGCTcggag GTCCCGGGTTCGAGACCCCATCAAGCCAGGAATGTTTGGTTACGGGAGAGTGCCCTTTGCTTTGCCACTGCATCGTAACCGCAGGCACTCCCAGAGACTGCCCAGAGCTGAGACCTCCCAGACCTCAGATCTTCCATCCCTGACTCCAAGAACAGAACCATTCTCCACAAACCACACAGCTCAAACTCAGCTCGCTCCTACAGAACTTTCTGCCCggcccccacaccccccagcagAACCTCCAAGCCCTGAAACTACTCAGACAGAAGTGCCCTCTAGAACGAGGCCTTTCCCCACGCAgccccaccccagagcccaggcctcTGGCACAGAGCCTGCCTCGTCCATCCCCTACCCAGGAGAAAGTAACTCCTTCCATGTGTCCCCTCAGCCAAGAATGCCAGATTCTCAGGGTTCGGCCAGTTTCCAGGTGGCTGAGAGATACCctaatcttttcctttctgtccctcGGGGCAGAGGCCACCAGAGCCAGGAGCACTGGAAACCTGGGGGGAATCTCCATGGGTCCCTCATGGAGCCTGCCCCCCACTATCCAGATGGCTGGCTGCCTCTGCTGAATGATGGCCCCCACTCCAGTTCGCTCTGGAGCCTCTTTGCTCCCAATAGCCCTGTGCCAAGGTGTTCTGGGGAGAGTGAGCAGCTGAGAGCCTGCAGCCAAGCG CCCTGCCCCCCTGAGCAGCCAGACCCCCGGGCCCAGCAGTGTGCCGCCTTTGACTCCCAGGAGTTCATGGGCCAGCTCTACCAGTGGGAGCCCTTTACCGAAG TTCAGGGCTCCCAACGCTGTGAACTGAACTGCCGTCCCCGTGGCTTCCGTTTCTATGTCCGTCACACGGAAAAGGTCCAGGATGGGACCCTGTGTCAGCCTGGAGCGCTAGATATCTGCGTGGCTGGACGCTGTCTG AGCCCCGGCTGTGATGGGATCCTCGGCTCTGGCAGGCGTCCAGATGGCTGTGGGGTCTGTGGAGGGGATGATTCCACCTGCCACCTCGTCTCAGGGAACCTCACAGACCGGGGGGGCCCTCTGGGCTATCAGAAGATCCTGTCAATTCCTGCCGGAGCCACGCAGCTCCAGATTGCCCAGCTCCGGCCCAGCTCCAACTATCTTG CCCTTCGAGGCCCTGGGGGCCAGTCCATCATCAATGGAAATTGGGCCGTGGATCCCCCTGGGTCCTACACGGCCGGTGGAACTGTCTTCCTGTACAACCGGCCTTCCCGAGAGGAGGGCAAGGGGGAGAGTCTGTCAGCCAAAGGCCCCACGACCCAGCCTGTGGATGTCTAT GTGATCTTTCAGGAGGAGAACCCAGGCATTTTTTATCAGTATATTATCTCTTCAGTTCTTCCAGACCTTGGGAGCACCACCCCAGAGCCCCACTTCCCCCAACTCCAGCCAG AGATTTTGAGGGTGGAGCCCCCACCCGCTTCGATGCCCCGCCCTGCTCGGACCCCAGGCACCCTCCAGCGTCAGGTGCGGATCCCCCAGATGCCTGCTCcaccccatcccaggacaccCCTGGGGTCTCCAGCTGGATACTGGAAGCAAGTGGGACACTCGGCGTGCTCAGCATCCTGTGGAAAAG GTGTTTGGCGCCCCATCTTCCTCTGCATTTCTCGTGAATCAGGGGAGGAGCTGGATGAACACAGCTGTGCCATGGGcgccaggcccccagcccccctGGAGCCCTGCCATGGTCCTCCATGTCCCCCATA CTGGGAGGCGGGCGAGTGGACGTCCTGCAGCAGCTCTTGTGGCTCGGGCACCCAGCACCGCCAGCTGCGCTGCCGCCAGGAGTTTGGGGGCGGCGGCTCCTCGGTGCCTCCCGAGCGCTGTGGACACCTCCCTCGGCCCAATGCCACCCAGCCCTGTCAGCTGCGCCTCTGTGGCCACTGGGAGGTTCGCTCCCCCTGGAGCCAG TGCTCAGTGCGGTGCGGGCGGGGCCAGAGGAGCCGGCAGGTTCGCTGTGTGGGGAGCAACGGTGATGAAGTGAACGAGAGGGAGTGTGCGTCGGGCCCCCCGCGGCCCCCCAGCAGAGAGGCCTGTGACATGGGGCCCTGTACCACAGCCTGGTTCCACAGCGACTGGAACTCCAAG TGCTCAGCGGAGTGTGGGACAGGAATCCAGCGCCGGTCTGTGGTCTGCCTTGGGAGTGGGGAGTCCCGTGGGGCAggccaggaggaagcaggagctgGGAGCACTGAGCAGAGCTGTGCACCGGGAAGCCGTCCCCCGGACATGCGTGCCTGCAGCTTGGGACCCTGTGAGATGACGTGGTGCTGGTATACGGGGCCCTGGGCCGAG TGCTCCTCAGAATGTGGCTCTGGCACACAGCGTAGAGACATCATCTGTGTATCCAAACTGGGTATGGAGTTCAACGTGACTTCTCCCAGCAACTGCTCCCACCTGCCTAGGCCCCCTGCCCTGCAGCCCTGTCAGGGGCAGGACTGCTCCGACCGATGGTTTTCTACGCCCTGGAGTCCG
- the ADAMTSL4 gene encoding ADAMTS-like protein 4 isoform X4, translated as MEKWAGRPQLCLMLLLSFPELGLDQEVRQGPEVLSGHSLQTLPEEGQGPEGVWGPWEQWASCSQPCGVGVQRRSRTCQLPTAQLHQDLPFPPRPPRHPEALLPRGQSPRPQTSRGTPPLYRPQPRGRGGPRRGPTSQLGRAEIREIPGARRSRVRDPIKPGMFGYGRVPFALPLHRNRRHSQRLPRAETSQTSDLPSLTPRTEPFSTNHTAQTQLAPTELSARPPHPPAEPPSPETTQTEVPSRTRPFPTQPHPRAQASGTEPASSIPYPGESNSFHVSPQPRMPDSQGSASFQVAERYPNLFLSVPRGRGHQSQEHWKPGGNLHGSLMEPAPHYPDGWLPLLNDGPHSSSLWSLFAPNSPVPRCSGESEQLRACSQAPCPPEQPDPRAQQCAAFDSQEFMGQLYQWEPFTEVQGSQRCELNCRPRGFRFYVRHTEKVQDGTLCQPGALDICVAGRCLSPGCDGILGSGRRPDGCGVCGGDDSTCHLVSGNLTDRGGPLGYQKILSIPAGATQLQIAQLRPSSNYLALRGPGGQSIINGNWAVDPPGSYTAGGTVFLYNRPSREEGKGESLSAKGPTTQPVDVYVIFQEENPGIFYQYIISSVLPDLGSTTPEPHFPQLQPEILRVEPPPASMPRPARTPGTLQRQVRIPQMPAPPHPRTPLGSPAGYWKQVGHSACSASCGKGVWRPIFLCISRESGEELDEHSCAMGARPPAPLEPCHGPPCPPYWEAGEWTSCSSSCGSGTQHRQLRCRQEFGGGGSSVPPERCGHLPRPNATQPCQLRLCGHWEVRSPWSQCSVRCGRGQRSRQVRCVGSNGDEVNERECASGPPRPPSREACDMGPCTTAWFHSDWNSKCSAECGTGIQRRSVVCLGSGESRGAGQEEAGAGSTEQSCAPGSRPPDMRACSLGPCEMTWCWYTGPWAECSSECGSGTQRRDIICVSKLGMEFNVTSPSNCSHLPRPPALQPCQGQDCSDRWFSTPWSPCSRSCQGGIQTREVQCLTANQTLSVRCPPHLRPSRKRPCNSQPCSQRPDDQCKDSSPHCPLVVQARLCVYPYYTATCCRSCAHVLERSPPEPA; from the exons ATGGAGAAGTGGGCGGGCAG GCCTCAGTTGTGTCTGATGCTGCTTCTGTCCTTCCCTGAGCTCGGCCTGGATCAGGAGGTGCGCCAGGGACCAGAG GTGTTGTCTGGACACTCTCTTCAGACACTCCCCGAGGAGGGCCAGGGTCCTGAGGGTGTCTGGGGTCCTTGGGAGCAGTGGGCCTCTTGCTCCCAGCCCTGTGGAGTTGGGGTGCAGCGCAGGAGCCGGACATGTCAGCTCCCTACAGCTCAACTCCACCAGGACCTGCCCTTCCCACCCCGGCCCCCAAGACATCCAGAAGCCCTGCTCCCCCGGGGTCAGAGCCCCAGACCTCAGACTTCCCGAGGAACCCCCCCCCTGTACAGGCCACAGCCTCGGGGAAGAGGTGGCCCACGTCGAGGTCCTACTTCCCAACTAGGGAGAGCAGAAATCCGGGAGATTCCAGGCGCTcggag GTCCCGGGTTCGAGACCCCATCAAGCCAGGAATGTTTGGTTACGGGAGAGTGCCCTTTGCTTTGCCACTGCATCGTAACCGCAGGCACTCCCAGAGACTGCCCAGAGCTGAGACCTCCCAGACCTCAGATCTTCCATCCCTGACTCCAAGAACAGAACCATTCTCCACAAACCACACAGCTCAAACTCAGCTCGCTCCTACAGAACTTTCTGCCCggcccccacaccccccagcagAACCTCCAAGCCCTGAAACTACTCAGACAGAAGTGCCCTCTAGAACGAGGCCTTTCCCCACGCAgccccaccccagagcccaggcctcTGGCACAGAGCCTGCCTCGTCCATCCCCTACCCAGGAGAAAGTAACTCCTTCCATGTGTCCCCTCAGCCAAGAATGCCAGATTCTCAGGGTTCGGCCAGTTTCCAGGTGGCTGAGAGATACCctaatcttttcctttctgtccctcGGGGCAGAGGCCACCAGAGCCAGGAGCACTGGAAACCTGGGGGGAATCTCCATGGGTCCCTCATGGAGCCTGCCCCCCACTATCCAGATGGCTGGCTGCCTCTGCTGAATGATGGCCCCCACTCCAGTTCGCTCTGGAGCCTCTTTGCTCCCAATAGCCCTGTGCCAAGGTGTTCTGGGGAGAGTGAGCAGCTGAGAGCCTGCAGCCAAGCG CCCTGCCCCCCTGAGCAGCCAGACCCCCGGGCCCAGCAGTGTGCCGCCTTTGACTCCCAGGAGTTCATGGGCCAGCTCTACCAGTGGGAGCCCTTTACCGAAG TTCAGGGCTCCCAACGCTGTGAACTGAACTGCCGTCCCCGTGGCTTCCGTTTCTATGTCCGTCACACGGAAAAGGTCCAGGATGGGACCCTGTGTCAGCCTGGAGCGCTAGATATCTGCGTGGCTGGACGCTGTCTG AGCCCCGGCTGTGATGGGATCCTCGGCTCTGGCAGGCGTCCAGATGGCTGTGGGGTCTGTGGAGGGGATGATTCCACCTGCCACCTCGTCTCAGGGAACCTCACAGACCGGGGGGGCCCTCTGGGCTATCAGAAGATCCTGTCAATTCCTGCCGGAGCCACGCAGCTCCAGATTGCCCAGCTCCGGCCCAGCTCCAACTATCTTG CCCTTCGAGGCCCTGGGGGCCAGTCCATCATCAATGGAAATTGGGCCGTGGATCCCCCTGGGTCCTACACGGCCGGTGGAACTGTCTTCCTGTACAACCGGCCTTCCCGAGAGGAGGGCAAGGGGGAGAGTCTGTCAGCCAAAGGCCCCACGACCCAGCCTGTGGATGTCTAT GTGATCTTTCAGGAGGAGAACCCAGGCATTTTTTATCAGTATATTATCTCTTCAGTTCTTCCAGACCTTGGGAGCACCACCCCAGAGCCCCACTTCCCCCAACTCCAGCCAG AGATTTTGAGGGTGGAGCCCCCACCCGCTTCGATGCCCCGCCCTGCTCGGACCCCAGGCACCCTCCAGCGTCAGGTGCGGATCCCCCAGATGCCTGCTCcaccccatcccaggacaccCCTGGGGTCTCCAGCTGGATACTGGAAGCAAGTGGGACACTCGGCGTGCTCAGCATCCTGTGGAAAAG GTGTTTGGCGCCCCATCTTCCTCTGCATTTCTCGTGAATCAGGGGAGGAGCTGGATGAACACAGCTGTGCCATGGGcgccaggcccccagcccccctGGAGCCCTGCCATGGTCCTCCATGTCCCCCATA CTGGGAGGCGGGCGAGTGGACGTCCTGCAGCAGCTCTTGTGGCTCGGGCACCCAGCACCGCCAGCTGCGCTGCCGCCAGGAGTTTGGGGGCGGCGGCTCCTCGGTGCCTCCCGAGCGCTGTGGACACCTCCCTCGGCCCAATGCCACCCAGCCCTGTCAGCTGCGCCTCTGTGGCCACTGGGAGGTTCGCTCCCCCTGGAGCCAG TGCTCAGTGCGGTGCGGGCGGGGCCAGAGGAGCCGGCAGGTTCGCTGTGTGGGGAGCAACGGTGATGAAGTGAACGAGAGGGAGTGTGCGTCGGGCCCCCCGCGGCCCCCCAGCAGAGAGGCCTGTGACATGGGGCCCTGTACCACAGCCTGGTTCCACAGCGACTGGAACTCCAAG TGCTCAGCGGAGTGTGGGACAGGAATCCAGCGCCGGTCTGTGGTCTGCCTTGGGAGTGGGGAGTCCCGTGGGGCAggccaggaggaagcaggagctgGGAGCACTGAGCAGAGCTGTGCACCGGGAAGCCGTCCCCCGGACATGCGTGCCTGCAGCTTGGGACCCTGTGAGATGACGTGGTGCTGGTATACGGGGCCCTGGGCCGAG TGCTCCTCAGAATGTGGCTCTGGCACACAGCGTAGAGACATCATCTGTGTATCCAAACTGGGTATGGAGTTCAACGTGACTTCTCCCAGCAACTGCTCCCACCTGCCTAGGCCCCCTGCCCTGCAGCCCTGTCAGGGGCAGGACTGCTCCGACCGATGGTTTTCTACGCCCTGGAGTCCG